One window of Candidatus Nitrospira kreftii genomic DNA carries:
- a CDS encoding hypothetical protein (conserved membrane protein of unknown function, Cytochrome bd-type quinol oxidase subunit 1-like) produces MWNSLLALVALGVCVVPAVYAQELGASSVDFPYTGNRTAVWVVAQLHILFAAFILGAPIFVVISEWLGYRKQDPRYDRMAKEITKVTVILFSMTAVTGGLFIFILLAAYPQFTTWFINQFYVVFAILYPALFIVETILMYAYLYTWDVWKGEKKGRHIALGIVLNLVCLLILFVINGPTSFMNTPPKAEGISPQDFLAAATLWDKIANQSWFPLSLHRIDGNVAFGGFIAGMIAAYMYMGSKTQEERAYYDWMGFVAIWIAVGGSLLQPFTGLLLAYEMCDYDFSFCPYMMADQLSMFFEVQGMMIGLLFLAINYYSWLSVKRIEGAEKVRMTILAPIVLIALLPVTMWVMNTYWIPDPMSLAFLLPLVLSPFLLGRLVSVTVSARTVIKIGFIVMLISDAVWLTPSGFVATGSDMPDELKLPEGWDYLASMPAKLSAIIVLVFVTVVNYVLYNKTIKQGTILWGKIDFVAQFVLIFLAFISTWIMGLMGAVRSLLKKYFHAYSLVSDFTVESFTPTLSYSAWWITGITVSFLVIVTLAALVALRPSVSKVREPEVNPIPVGAK; encoded by the coding sequence ATGTGGAATAGTCTCCTAGCTCTTGTCGCGCTTGGTGTGTGTGTTGTGCCTGCCGTCTACGCCCAGGAGCTTGGAGCGTCTTCGGTGGATTTTCCATACACAGGCAATCGGACGGCTGTCTGGGTTGTCGCGCAACTCCATATCTTATTCGCCGCTTTCATTCTGGGAGCCCCGATTTTCGTTGTCATATCTGAGTGGCTGGGCTATCGCAAGCAAGACCCACGCTACGATCGTATGGCCAAAGAGATCACCAAAGTCACGGTTATCCTTTTTAGTATGACGGCTGTGACCGGAGGCTTATTCATTTTTATCCTTCTGGCAGCCTATCCTCAATTCACAACCTGGTTCATCAATCAATTCTATGTCGTCTTCGCGATCCTCTATCCGGCTCTGTTCATCGTAGAGACCATTCTCATGTATGCCTATCTCTATACCTGGGATGTCTGGAAAGGTGAAAAGAAGGGGCGACATATCGCGCTAGGCATAGTCTTGAATCTTGTCTGTTTGCTCATTCTTTTTGTGATCAATGGCCCCACGTCGTTCATGAACACTCCACCAAAGGCTGAGGGGATCTCGCCTCAGGATTTCCTCGCGGCGGCGACCTTGTGGGATAAAATTGCGAATCAAAGCTGGTTCCCACTCAGTCTGCATAGGATCGACGGCAATGTCGCGTTCGGTGGGTTTATTGCCGGTATGATCGCCGCCTACATGTATATGGGATCGAAGACGCAAGAAGAGCGAGCCTATTATGATTGGATGGGCTTCGTCGCGATTTGGATTGCGGTGGGGGGATCGCTCTTACAGCCGTTCACGGGGCTGTTGCTGGCCTATGAAATGTGTGATTACGATTTTTCTTTCTGTCCTTACATGATGGCCGATCAGCTCTCGATGTTTTTTGAGGTGCAGGGAATGATGATCGGGCTACTATTCTTAGCGATCAACTACTATAGTTGGCTCAGCGTGAAGCGAATCGAGGGTGCTGAAAAAGTGCGGATGACGATCCTGGCTCCCATTGTCCTGATTGCCTTGCTTCCGGTGACGATGTGGGTGATGAATACCTACTGGATCCCTGATCCGATGTCATTGGCCTTCTTGTTGCCCCTGGTCTTGTCACCATTCCTATTGGGGCGATTGGTTTCCGTGACCGTTTCTGCTCGGACTGTCATCAAGATCGGCTTTATCGTGATGCTCATCAGCGACGCGGTGTGGCTTACTCCCAGTGGTTTCGTGGCCACTGGCAGTGATATGCCCGATGAGCTGAAGCTGCCGGAAGGATGGGATTATCTCGCGTCGATGCCGGCCAAGCTCTCCGCGATCATCGTGTTGGTATTCGTGACTGTCGTCAATTATGTTCTCTACAACAAGACCATCAAGCAGGGGACGATTCTGTGGGGCAAAATTGATTTTGTCGCGCAATTCGTCCTGATTTTTTTGGCGTTTATCTCTACCTGGATCATGGGATTGATGGGAGCCGTCAGGTCATTACTCAAGAAATACTTCCATGCCTACAGCCTGGTGTCAGACTTTACGGTGGAGTCATTTACGCCGACGCTTTCCTATTCTGCCTGGTGGATTACCGGGATTACCGTCAGCTTTCTTGTCATTGTCACGCTGGCCGCGCTGGTGGCGCTCCGGCCATCCGTTTCAAAAGTGCGCGAGCCGGAGGTGAATCCCATCCCTGTTGGAGCGAAGTAA